The following coding sequences are from one Pararge aegeria chromosome 13, ilParAegt1.1, whole genome shotgun sequence window:
- the LOC120628790 gene encoding uncharacterized protein LOC120628790, with product MFALLKEGSKNTKGLHHPWQRTIKDVHINDIQTAHNCINNPHYPKKGENIPNKENRVAFTIIGDRVNKNFIHCVNLVKGLHKYRSKLFAAPIIKGLTTVEWPKVWNDLKLQHGGIAYCLQTPVAVMLNDKFLGGETELKEILEARYDYHLSLDYYREGIDNFVNYVRSSGRPCAYMHISINCESTGTLIFMLYADIVPYTCENFLRLCESKRGGYAGTPVHRIVKDAWIQCGGFGLKSTDLDCENFIIPHDRRGVLCMANEERHVDCSTQFFVLLQPATWMAHKYVAFGQLIDGESTLKAIETVPTFYESPTVSIQIEKAGVLNLECHGIRVSKSTNEYIQGHIEDLIALGDLLLEELIEKVFLELELKRVIQLEMENGEAEQSVEVNEEDSDRIRATERFLRKKEDLEKLQKSQTYTSRASSAVSDVNKINNDFDVDEYEPEEYSYQHVSIAGTAQNSVVVKPEKPFYIPLTDVPYPGEKDSTFDLKKLLRGDYCLESDLLSVKRKKFIGQHISYISDIYRCDDQSDNVSLESLSSADEQEIRRYLKLNVDRVSFAGSVIRNIARGIAKVNIFEDSRKSELITDEELRRFRIASMDHRSREEKKVSICSNTLKTKEPSKIKRRQTGFVRPEDLEKIYLISQANSRAIEVEDEESVTSITGARKVRIVESAKKVTVLTQNLKIQRKPTGYVQQTDSDTQVRRQSALSRLYDNMPDYMDIDEEGPTLRDYRSPSIKVVDKNYMLTQSAPMSRKQFSEEDLSKEHHLRQSITIEDSSIEQVFNLQHNKKFARKVSSDYVKTIDQIEHKLESSIRSVEFARTRPSMSVSEYQQKNMKHLATIKKTKASSSKYPSDTYGLRLPGDTPLYSMTDMECQKN from the exons atgttcGCATTGTTGAAAGAAGGATCAAAAAACACAAAAGGACTACACCACCCATGGCAAAGAACCATAAAAGACGTTCACATCAACGATATTCAGACAGCTCATAACTGTATAAATAATCCACATTATCCCAAAAAAGGAGAAAATATCCCGAATAAAGAAAATCGCGTAGCGTTTACAATAATAGGCGATAGAGTGAACAAGAACTTTATCCACTGTGTTAATTTAGTGAAAGGTTTGCATAAGTATCGCAGCAAACTATTTGCCGCACCTATAATAAAAG GTTTGACCACGGTGGAATGGCCAAAAGTTTGGAACGATCTGAAGCTGCAACATGGAGGGATAGCGTACTGTCTGCAGACTCCAGTGGCTGTCATGTTAAACGATAAATTCCTTGGAGGCGAAACTGAATTGAAAGAAATATTAGAAGCACGATATGATTATCACCTTAGTTTAGATTATTATCGAGAAGGAATTGacaattttgtaaattatgtcAGGTCTTCTGGG agACCATGTGCCTACATGCATATCTCGATAAACTGCGAATCTACAGGGACCTTGATTTTTATG CTTTATGCAGATATAGTTCCATACACATGTGAAAATTTCCTACGTCTTTGTGAAAGTAAGAGAGGTGGTTACGCTGGTACTCCAGTCCATCGCATCGTAAAAGATGCATGGATACAGTGCGGGGGGTTTGGACTTAAGAGTACCGATTTGGACtgcgaaaattttattattcctcACGACAGACGTGGTGTACTTTGTATGGCTAACGAAGAAAG ACATGTGGACTGTTCTACGCAATTTTTCGTTCTTCTACAACCAGCAACCTGGATGGCTCACAAGTACGTCGCCTTCGGACAATTAATCGACGGAGAGTCCACACTAAAGGCGATCGAAACTGTGCCAACGTTTTATGAATCTCCTACAGTTTCTATTCAGATCGAAAAAGCGGGTGTACTCAATTTAGAATGTCATGGCATAAGAGTCAGTAAAAGTACAAATGAATATATACAAGGGCACATTGAAGATCTTATAGCTTTGGGTGATTTACTTTTAGAG GAACTTATAGAAAAAGTATTTCTGGAACTAGAATTGAAGCGTGTAATACAGCTCGAAATGGAAAATGGTGAAGCTGAACAAAGTGTTGAAGTAAATGAGGAAGATTCAGATAGAATTCGAGCTACGGAAAG ATTTCTTCGTAAAAAGGAGGATTTAGAGAAACTGCAAAAAAGTCAGACCTATACTAGTAGAGCATCTTCTGCTGTGAgtgatgtaaataaaataaataatgattttgatgTAGATGAATATGAACCAGAAGAATATTCATATCAACATGTATCGATAGCAGGAACAGCACAGAATAGTGTTGTTGTGAAGCCGGAAAAACCGTTTTACATCCCGCTAACAGACGTGCCTTACCCCGGTGAAAAAGATTCTACATTCGATCTTAAGAA ATTACTGCGCGGTGACTATTGTCTCGAAAGTGATTTGTTAAGCGTTAAGCGCAAAAAATTCATTGGACAACATATATCGTACATATCAGACATCTACAGATGTGATGACCAGTCTGACAACGTATCAC TTGAATCACTATCCTCAGCTGATGAACAAGAGATCCGAAGATATTTAAA actTAATGTTGACCGCGTGAGCTTCGCTGGCAGTGTTATAAGAAACATCGCGAGGGGCATCGCAAAAGTGAACATCTTCGAAGACTCACGAAA ATCTGAATTAATCACCGATGAAGAGCTTAGAAGATTCAG aatAGCTTCAATGGATCACCGAAGCAGAGAGGAAAA gaaagTATCTATATGTTCGAACACACTTAAAACAAAGGAACCATCCAAGATAAAAAGACGACAGACAGGTTTTGTCCGTCCCGAAGACTTGGAAAAAATCTACCTAATAAGTCAAGCAAATTCGAGAGCCATTGAAGTAGAAGATGAAGAATCCGTGACTTCTATTACAGGAGCTCG CAAAGTACGTATAGTAGAGTCGGCAAAAAAAGTCACGGTACTAACACAAAATCTGAAGATCCAACGCAAACCAACGGGATACGTCCAACAAACAGACTCCGACACACAAGTCCGCAGACAATCAGCTTTATCCAGACTGTACGATAACATGCCTGACTACATGGATATCGATGAGGAAGGACCTACTCTGAGAGACTATAG ATCACCTTCAATAAAAGTTGTAGATAAAAATTACATGTTAACACAATCAGCCCCTATGAGTCGTAAGCAATTTTCCGAAGAAGATTTATCTAAAGAGCATCACTTACGACAATCGATTACAATTGAAGACAGCTCTATCGAGcaagtatttaatttacaacataacaaaaaatttgCTCGTAAAGTTTCGTCCGATTACGTAAAAACGATTGATCAAATCGAACATAAACTTGAAAGCTCAATTCGGAGTGTGGAATTTGCGCGAACCCGGCCTTCGATGTCCGTTTCGGAATACCAGCAGAAGAATATGAAACATCTAGCGacgattaaaaaaacaaaagcttcATCGTCAAAATACCCTAGTg